A stretch of Aureispira sp. CCB-E DNA encodes these proteins:
- a CDS encoding DsbA family protein, which translates to MKNIKITYYYDALCGWCFGFSPVFKEIHKTYHAKIDFEVISGGLFLGDRVGPINEVAPYIKAGAYKTVESTTGVIFGKGFVERGLEQGNMIMNSLYPAMALCVVKSDSPQQVIPFVGLLHQAFYVDGKNPEDIEMYGDYAARLGINKAVFNEKMQLEVFQKQALEEFSLSSQQNIGGFPALVLEVGGKKTILSSGYTSYEVLERKIEAILID; encoded by the coding sequence ATGAAAAATATAAAAATAACTTATTATTACGATGCCTTATGTGGTTGGTGTTTTGGTTTTAGCCCTGTTTTTAAGGAAATTCATAAAACCTACCATGCCAAAATAGATTTTGAGGTAATTAGTGGCGGATTGTTTTTGGGAGATAGAGTAGGACCTATTAATGAAGTTGCTCCTTATATAAAAGCGGGAGCGTACAAAACGGTAGAGTCTACAACAGGAGTAATCTTTGGAAAGGGCTTTGTTGAGCGTGGTTTGGAACAGGGAAATATGATTATGAATTCCTTGTATCCTGCAATGGCATTGTGTGTGGTGAAATCTGATTCCCCTCAACAGGTAATTCCTTTTGTGGGGCTATTGCATCAAGCTTTCTATGTGGATGGGAAAAACCCTGAAGATATCGAGATGTATGGAGACTATGCTGCTCGGTTGGGTATCAATAAAGCTGTGTTTAATGAGAAAATGCAACTAGAGGTTTTTCAAAAGCAAGCCTTAGAAGAGTTTAGCTTGTCAAGCCAACAGAATATTGGTGGATTTCCTGCGCTAGTATTGGAAGTAGGAGGCAAGAAAACAATATTGTCTAGTGGATATACTTCTTATGAAGTATTAGAGCGAAAAATAGAGGCAATTTTAATAGATTAA
- a CDS encoding DUF1573 domain-containing protein yields the protein MRKLINLFAILVLFASTSMAQDIKLELYQGEKAEAKDLKTADEQQGAKLVQTGTATDWNYGKIEKASTGVRFFKFTNTGSAPLVISAAKGSCGCTVPSYPKEPIMPGEAGYIKVKYDTKRVGAFTKYVTLTTNATSNTTTRLKITGTVEAEAAPTPAKEKSMFN from the coding sequence ATGAGAAAGCTAATTAATCTATTCGCTATACTAGTACTATTTGCATCTACGTCTATGGCTCAAGACATCAAACTTGAGTTGTACCAAGGCGAAAAAGCAGAAGCAAAAGACTTAAAAACGGCTGATGAGCAACAAGGAGCTAAATTAGTACAAACAGGAACAGCTACAGATTGGAATTATGGAAAAATCGAAAAAGCATCGACTGGTGTTCGTTTCTTTAAGTTTACCAATACAGGATCGGCTCCTTTAGTTATTTCGGCAGCAAAAGGAAGCTGTGGGTGTACCGTTCCTTCTTATCCCAAAGAGCCAATCATGCCAGGTGAAGCGGGATATATCAAAGTAAAATACGATACTAAACGTGTGGGAGCATTTACCAAATATGTTACCCTAACTACCAATGCAACTTCTAACACAACTACTCGCCTAAAAATTACAGGTACTGTTGAAGCAGAAGCGGCTCCAACTCCTGCCAAAGAAAAAAGCATGTTTAACTAA
- a CDS encoding DUF5615 family PIN-like protein: MVHKFIAYRSVESEVITAIRNNKHEVYYATELDADTSEEKLCQKANGEGYIFLTGDKEFAQDLYQNQRVQSGIMLVDVKEDNVHARAKVVLDAIANHDVQLIGNFATVTKQNVRLKAIQQA, encoded by the coding sequence ATGGTACATAAATTTATTGCATATCGTTCTGTTGAGTCAGAAGTTATTACGGCTATTCGTAATAATAAACATGAAGTATATTACGCTACGGAGTTAGATGCAGATACTTCGGAAGAAAAACTTTGCCAAAAAGCAAACGGTGAAGGCTATATTTTTTTGACAGGAGATAAGGAATTTGCGCAAGATTTATATCAAAACCAACGGGTTCAATCTGGAATTATGTTAGTTGATGTTAAAGAAGATAATGTACACGCTAGAGCTAAAGTAGTCTTGGATGCGATAGCTAATCATGATGTACAACTGATTGGCAATTTTGCAACTGTAACAAAACAAAACGTACGCTTAAAAGCAATTCAACAAGCATAG
- a CDS encoding DUF2141 domain-containing protein has protein sequence MKPICIFLLSTIALFFSTAFSWSYLDNTPIVEVVITNIRNNKGNLVLGFYKDGKSFSKRTPFMSKVVEKTTMKNGIVKFSLPLPAGKYGIALLDDENKNGKADYGFLLPIEGFGFSDYYHSGVLAPTFNDFDFEVGNTDKSVTVKLKYM, from the coding sequence ATGAAACCAATCTGCATTTTTTTACTATCTACTATTGCCTTATTTTTTTCTACGGCTTTTTCATGGTCTTACTTAGATAATACCCCCATCGTAGAAGTTGTGATTACCAATATCCGAAACAATAAAGGAAACTTGGTGTTGGGATTTTATAAAGATGGCAAGTCTTTTTCGAAGCGAACACCATTTATGAGTAAAGTGGTAGAAAAAACAACCATGAAAAACGGAATAGTCAAGTTTTCATTACCTTTACCTGCTGGAAAATATGGCATTGCTTTATTGGATGATGAAAATAAAAATGGTAAAGCGGATTATGGTTTTTTATTACCAATAGAAGGGTTTGGTTTCTCAGACTATTATCACAGTGGGGTGTTGGCTCCAACGTTTAACGATTTTGATTTTGAGGTGGGCAATACAGATAAATCCGTTACCGTGAAATTAAAATATATGTAA
- a CDS encoding DUF1573 domain-containing protein has product MKKIFSLFAVLLVAVSFASAQEITFSNYAAGDCTKASSAAEKEGAQMDQPGTTATEWNYGNIKNASTGYRYFKFTNTGSGPLVISAAKGSCGCTVPSYPKEPIMPGESEFIKVKYDTKRTGAFTKYVTLTTNAQTNTTTRLKIFGTVDAPANTPAPALKEQPQG; this is encoded by the coding sequence ATGAAAAAGATATTCTCTCTATTTGCGGTATTATTGGTAGCCGTTTCTTTTGCTTCTGCACAAGAAATTACATTCTCTAATTATGCAGCTGGTGACTGTACAAAAGCTTCTTCAGCAGCAGAAAAAGAAGGTGCGCAAATGGATCAACCAGGTACTACTGCAACAGAATGGAACTATGGAAACATTAAAAATGCTTCTACTGGTTATCGTTACTTCAAATTTACCAACACAGGATCTGGCCCATTGGTTATTTCGGCAGCAAAAGGAAGCTGTGGATGTACCGTTCCTTCTTATCCAAAAGAGCCAATCATGCCAGGTGAAAGTGAGTTTATCAAAGTAAAATATGATACTAAACGTACAGGTGCTTTTACTAAATATGTTACTTTGACTACCAATGCTCAAACAAATACAACTACTCGTTTGAAAATTTTTGGAACAGTAGATGCTCCTGCAAATACTCCTGCTCCTGCGTTGAAAGAACAACCTCAAGGATAA
- a CDS encoding thiamine pyrophosphate-dependent enzyme, with amino-acid sequence MSQAKTKNTSPKYSKKFQQEALEDFRTVCISREASLLGRKEVLTGKAKFGIFGAGKEVAQVAMARVFKNGDFRSGYYRGQTFMLASGLATVENLYAQLYAHADPKHEPFSAGRQMNSHFATPLVDEQGEWLDHTATKNVSADISPTAGQMARALGLALASKKYRTSPDLSTGTNFSKEGNEVSFCCIGDASTSEGVFWETLNAAGVMQVPLAVFVWDDGYGISVPKEYQTTKGSISEALAGFQPTQEGEKGVDIYTTKGWNYAEMRTVFEKGIDKTRENHIPCLFHVEEVTQPQGHSTSGSHERYKDAERLKFEKEKDGIVQMKQWLIDEGISTLEELDAIQKEAKKEVRASIKKAWNAFNASIQFNLNKAQELLGQLVNESAQAEAIAAIKEKLAKSLDPTHKDVVKAVRQALYLVKNEQGAAVQALGNWANELIAEHTDSYTSNLYSASKYAALNIPEVPAQYSDDAPLKNGFEILNACFDYHLTNNPSLFAFGEDVGNIGDVNQGFAGMQAKHGEARVFDTGIREWTIMGQAIGMSMRGLRPIAEIQYLDYLIYSLSALSDDLATVRYRSNAIQKAPAIIRTRGHRLEGIWHSGSPIGLLLNSLKGICLLVPRNMTQAAGFYNTMLQSDDPALIIECLNGYRLKEQLPDNVHEFTVPVGVPEVLKAGTDVTLVTYGSCVRIAEAAVKKLEAEGISVELIDVQSLMPFDVNHLIADSLKKTNRLVLFDEDFAGGATAYMMHKILVEQKGYYALDSEPVNIHAADVRPPYGSDGDYFTKPSVEDVFEKVYALMHEAQPDRFPPLYFM; translated from the coding sequence ATGAGTCAAGCTAAAACAAAAAATACTTCTCCTAAGTATTCCAAAAAGTTTCAACAAGAAGCTTTAGAAGATTTCAGAACAGTATGTATTAGTCGCGAAGCAAGTTTGCTAGGACGCAAGGAAGTTTTGACAGGAAAGGCTAAGTTTGGCATATTTGGAGCAGGCAAAGAAGTTGCTCAAGTAGCAATGGCAAGGGTGTTTAAGAATGGTGATTTTCGTTCAGGATATTACAGAGGTCAGACATTTATGTTGGCTTCTGGTTTGGCAACAGTCGAAAATTTATATGCTCAGTTGTATGCACATGCAGATCCCAAACATGAGCCTTTTTCTGCTGGTCGCCAGATGAATTCTCACTTTGCAACGCCTTTAGTCGATGAACAAGGAGAGTGGCTGGATCATACTGCTACCAAAAATGTTAGTGCAGATATTTCTCCAACGGCAGGACAAATGGCGCGTGCCTTAGGTTTAGCATTAGCCTCCAAAAAATATAGAACTTCTCCTGATTTGTCAACAGGGACGAACTTTTCGAAAGAGGGAAATGAAGTTTCTTTTTGTTGTATTGGAGATGCAAGTACTTCGGAGGGCGTATTTTGGGAAACCTTAAATGCTGCGGGAGTGATGCAAGTACCTCTAGCCGTTTTTGTATGGGATGATGGATATGGTATTTCTGTTCCCAAAGAATATCAAACAACCAAAGGAAGTATCTCTGAAGCTTTAGCTGGTTTTCAACCTACTCAAGAAGGTGAAAAAGGGGTTGATATCTATACCACCAAAGGGTGGAACTATGCTGAAATGCGTACAGTTTTTGAAAAAGGAATCGACAAAACCAGAGAAAATCATATACCTTGTTTGTTTCATGTAGAAGAAGTCACACAACCACAAGGACATTCGACTTCTGGGTCTCATGAGCGTTACAAGGATGCTGAGCGTTTGAAATTCGAGAAAGAAAAAGATGGCATTGTTCAAATGAAGCAATGGTTGATTGATGAAGGAATTTCGACTCTTGAAGAGCTAGACGCTATCCAAAAAGAGGCTAAAAAAGAAGTTCGTGCTTCTATCAAAAAAGCTTGGAATGCGTTTAATGCGTCTATTCAATTTAATTTAAACAAAGCACAAGAGTTGTTAGGGCAACTTGTTAACGAAAGTGCACAAGCAGAAGCAATTGCTGCCATCAAAGAAAAATTAGCTAAAAGCTTGGACCCAACCCATAAGGATGTGGTTAAAGCTGTGCGTCAAGCACTGTATTTAGTTAAAAATGAACAAGGCGCTGCTGTTCAAGCATTGGGCAACTGGGCAAATGAATTGATTGCAGAGCATACAGATTCTTATACTTCTAATTTATACAGTGCTTCTAAGTATGCTGCTTTAAATATTCCTGAAGTACCCGCTCAATATAGCGATGATGCTCCTTTAAAAAATGGCTTTGAAATTCTAAATGCGTGTTTTGATTATCACTTGACCAATAACCCGAGCTTATTTGCTTTTGGTGAAGATGTTGGAAACATTGGAGATGTGAACCAAGGATTTGCTGGAATGCAGGCAAAACACGGCGAGGCACGTGTCTTTGATACGGGAATCCGAGAGTGGACAATTATGGGGCAAGCTATAGGAATGTCTATGCGTGGATTGAGACCAATTGCTGAAATTCAATATTTAGATTATCTAATCTATAGTTTATCGGCTCTGTCGGATGATTTGGCAACCGTACGCTATCGCTCTAATGCAATTCAAAAAGCACCTGCCATTATTCGAACTAGAGGGCATCGTTTGGAAGGAATTTGGCATTCTGGGTCACCAATTGGTTTGTTGTTGAATAGCTTGAAAGGGATTTGTCTTTTGGTGCCTAGAAATATGACACAGGCAGCTGGTTTTTATAATACCATGTTGCAATCAGATGATCCTGCTTTGATTATTGAGTGTTTGAATGGCTATCGTTTGAAAGAGCAATTGCCAGACAATGTACACGAATTTACAGTACCTGTGGGTGTTCCTGAAGTATTAAAAGCAGGAACAGATGTCACCTTGGTGACTTATGGCTCTTGTGTGCGTATTGCAGAGGCGGCTGTGAAGAAATTGGAAGCAGAGGGCATTTCGGTAGAGTTGATCGATGTACAGTCTCTAATGCCATTTGATGTCAACCACTTAATTGCAGATTCTCTTAAAAAGACCAACCGTTTGGTTTTGTTTGATGAAGATTTTGCAGGCGGAGCAACGGCTTATATGATGCACAAAATCTTGGTAGAACAAAAAGGATATTATGCCTTGGATTCTGAACCTGTTAATATCCATGCCGCTGATGTGCGTCCTCCTTATGGATCAGATGGAGATTACTTTACAAAACCTAGTGTGGAAGATGTATTTGAAAAAGTGTATGCGTTGATGCATGAAGCGCAGCCCGATCGTTTTCCTCCATTATACTTTATGTAA
- a CDS encoding CorA family divalent cation transporter, translated as MIELYFKDNQVKKVQSVDEITYQLTDLFNVRIIDFSQNELNALAQKFGLNLTIFNQKEDIEISSHFLNLSNQLVFNFSIPSYSSQVFFEEEEVFIIIKSNVVFYFLTTKMDRNLTNLTKSRYDFDSINFNSHLEHFVFQIGVISDYYADLTELISKRIKQLFLKTLEAKQFVENDLDLITRLNFNNLLVKESINNFQRILILLIRSGDREKIINQRIGVELDDIAVITEHLQYNFERLDDLKENINSKIDLEQNRIFKSLTIITVCISLPTLIAAIYGMNFQQMPELHWQYGYPLSLALMGSSFLAAIAFFKLKKWL; from the coding sequence ATGATAGAACTTTATTTTAAAGATAATCAGGTTAAGAAGGTCCAGTCTGTAGATGAAATTACCTACCAATTAACAGATTTGTTCAACGTACGAATTATTGATTTTTCTCAAAATGAGTTAAATGCTTTGGCGCAAAAGTTTGGATTAAATCTAACGATATTCAATCAAAAAGAGGACATAGAAATCAGTTCGCACTTCTTAAATTTGTCCAACCAATTGGTATTTAATTTTTCAATCCCTAGCTATTCTTCCCAAGTGTTTTTTGAAGAAGAAGAAGTATTTATTATTATCAAAAGTAACGTTGTCTTTTATTTTTTGACCACAAAAATGGATCGAAATCTGACAAATTTGACAAAGTCTCGTTATGATTTTGATAGTATTAATTTTAATTCTCACTTGGAGCATTTCGTTTTTCAGATAGGTGTCATCTCTGATTACTATGCTGATTTAACAGAGCTAATTTCAAAAAGAATTAAGCAGCTTTTTTTAAAAACGTTAGAAGCCAAGCAATTTGTAGAGAATGATTTGGATTTGATTACAAGACTCAATTTTAACAATCTACTGGTAAAAGAATCGATTAATAACTTTCAGCGCATTTTAATACTATTAATTCGTAGTGGTGATCGAGAAAAAATCATTAATCAACGAATAGGAGTAGAACTAGATGATATTGCCGTTATAACAGAACATTTGCAATATAATTTTGAACGATTGGATGATCTGAAAGAAAATATTAATAGTAAGATTGATCTAGAGCAAAATAGAATTTTTAAGAGTCTGACCATTATAACGGTTTGTATTTCCTTGCCAACATTAATTGCAGCCATTTATGGGATGAATTTTCAACAAATGCCAGAATTACATTGGCAGTATGGTTACCCCTTGTCACTAGCATTAATGGGCAGCAGTTTCTTGGCAGCAATTGCCTTTTTTAAACTAAAAAAATGGCTATAA
- a CDS encoding DUF1573 domain-containing protein, which translates to MKRLVSAVLFFVLGTQLSAQTISFDTEKIDYGTIAQGSNGERYFSFTNTGTAPLIIHNAQKSCGCTVPTWPKEPILPGEKAKIKVKYDTNRLGSFTKYVTITSNDSQNPTIRLNIVGTVDKETAATPKKEAYIFE; encoded by the coding sequence ATGAAAAGATTAGTTAGCGCAGTGCTTTTTTTTGTTTTAGGCACTCAATTATCAGCTCAAACAATCAGTTTTGATACCGAAAAAATTGACTATGGTACGATTGCTCAAGGATCTAATGGCGAACGATACTTTTCTTTTACCAATACAGGTACAGCTCCTTTAATTATTCATAATGCTCAAAAAAGCTGTGGATGTACGGTCCCTACATGGCCCAAAGAGCCTATTTTGCCAGGAGAAAAGGCTAAGATAAAGGTTAAGTATGATACCAATCGTTTGGGTTCTTTTACAAAATACGTCACTATTACAAGTAACGATTCTCAAAACCCTACCATTCGATTGAATATTGTTGGAACAGTAGACAAGGAAACAGCAGCAACTCCTAAAAAAGAAGCTTACATTTTTGAATAG